The following coding sequences are from one Kwoniella bestiolae CBS 10118 chromosome 2, complete sequence window:
- a CDS encoding 40S ribosomal protein eS12 produces MSDAGSETASNPPAVEVEGAEVEVAEKSGPLSVEDALQQVIKTALVHDGLARGLRECAKALDKREAHLCVLVETVTEAEYLKLIEALCAEHSIQLIKVSDAKVLGQWAGLAKIDREGKPRKVVGCSCVVITNYGQDSPALQVLLDYFKTR; encoded by the exons ATGTCTGACGCTGGATCTGAAACCGCTTCCAACCCCCCCGCCGTCGAGGTCGAAGGTGCCGAAGTTGAGGTAGCCGAGAAATCCGGTCCCCTCTCCGTCGAGGATGCCCTCCAACAAGTCATCAAGACTGCTCTTGTCCACGATGGTCTTGCTAGAGGTTTGAGGGAGTGCGCCAAGGCGCTTGATAAGAGGGAGGCTCACTTGTGTGTCTTGGTTGAGACTGTTACTGAGG CCGAATacctcaagctcatcgaGGCTCTCTGTGCCGAACACtccatccaactcatcaagGTCTCCGACGCCAAGGTCCTCGGTCAATGGGCTGGTCTCGCCAAGATCGACAGAGAGGGTAAACCCCGAAAGGTCGTTGGATGCTCTTGTGTAGTTATCACCAACTACGGTCAAGACTCCCCCGCCCTTCAAGTCCTCTTGGACT ACTTCAAGACCCGATAA